A part of Olleya sp. Bg11-27 genomic DNA contains:
- a CDS encoding PKD domain-containing protein — MAEKNITHYHMDKMVRYLFIFVFLISATVLGFHIKNSSGCSTVLFNTDAENYSVGEAIMFNDLTIDAEKWQWAFGDNTSSFQKNPAHYFEKPGAYDVELIVNGSCVGIQTVEIKEAVKVLDSTKFPVFDIPQSVRVGESLVLKDETNNASTWEWRFGETPRIDDNNRTATYVYKEPGLYTVKLIVNGDVEYMTKKKINVLEPKEKVSVLEKRKKRRKKVKDWGVKEFPEGYTDGKEDGTDKNEPPKPITAPAITTKNFERMLLQVSEGNKTALDFKRYFCGDITKSVVVNEKTMSFSVLCQKIANKNIKIKSLIIDKQKGTNCINNISLVYKRTLF; from the coding sequence ATGGCAGAGAAAAATATTACACATTATCACATGGATAAAATGGTTAGATACCTATTTATTTTTGTGTTCTTAATTTCAGCAACAGTATTAGGGTTTCATATAAAAAACAGTTCTGGTTGTAGTACTGTTTTATTTAATACAGATGCTGAAAATTATTCAGTAGGAGAGGCAATTATGTTTAATGATTTAACCATAGATGCAGAAAAATGGCAGTGGGCTTTTGGAGATAATACGTCTTCATTTCAAAAGAATCCTGCGCATTATTTTGAAAAACCTGGCGCTTATGATGTCGAATTAATCGTTAATGGTAGTTGTGTAGGTATACAAACAGTAGAAATTAAGGAAGCAGTAAAAGTATTGGATTCTACAAAATTCCCTGTTTTTGATATCCCTCAATCTGTAAGAGTTGGAGAAAGTCTTGTTTTAAAAGATGAAACAAATAACGCTAGTACTTGGGAGTGGCGTTTTGGAGAAACTCCTAGAATAGATGATAACAATAGAACCGCTACGTATGTTTATAAAGAACCGGGGTTGTATACTGTTAAGTTGATAGTTAATGGTGATGTAGAATACATGACTAAAAAGAAAATTAATGTTTTAGAACCAAAGGAAAAAGTATCTGTTTTAGAAAAAAGAAAAAAGAGACGTAAAAAAGTTAAGGATTGGGGAGTAAAAGAGTTTCCAGAAGGTTATACAGACGGTAAAGAGGATGGTACAGATAAAAATGAACCACCTAAACCGATTACTGCGCCAGCAATTACAACTAAAAACTTTGAAAGAATGCTGTTACAAGTGTCGGAAGGAAATAAAACGGCTTTAGATTTTAAGCGTTATTTTTGTGGAGATATCACCAAATCAGTGGTAGTAAACGAAAAAACAATGTCTTTTTCTGTACTTTGTCAAAAAATAGCAAACAAAAACATAAAAATAAAATCGTTAATAATTGATAAGCAAAAAGGAACAAACTGTATAAATAATATTTCTTTAGTTTATAAGAGAACGTTATTTTAA
- the tssO gene encoding type VI secretion system TssO: MKPKNNKERRNSFLKFILIFIVTVGTIVTAVFFDFQIADKENEVLKEQAMLVKEELKFQAEFANKMEVVSIMIDSLTAPGATVSFDNAEIGNKLSDLQNSIPRKDSTANYELYDKIIKTFVKLQKSQNRLIGVREVEEKIKEFEIELKDCDEEVASLNRDLQVALRK; this comes from the coding sequence ATGAAACCTAAAAATAATAAAGAAAGAAGAAATAGTTTTTTAAAATTTATATTAATTTTTATCGTAACAGTCGGTACTATTGTAACTGCAGTGTTTTTTGATTTTCAAATTGCAGATAAGGAAAATGAAGTTTTAAAAGAGCAAGCGATGCTAGTTAAAGAAGAGCTGAAGTTTCAAGCGGAGTTTGCAAACAAAATGGAAGTTGTTTCTATAATGATAGATTCTTTAACGGCACCAGGAGCAACAGTCTCTTTTGATAATGCTGAAATAGGTAATAAGTTATCTGATCTTCAAAATTCAATACCAAGAAAAGATTCGACTGCCAATTATGAGCTGTATGATAAGATTATAAAAACTTTTGTTAAGCTTCAAAAATCTCAAAATAGATTAATTGGGGTTAGAGAAGTAGAAGAGAAAATTAAGGAATTTGAAATTGAACTTAAAGATTGTGATGAAGAGGTTGCTAGTTTAAATAGAGACCTTCAGGTTGCTTTGAGAAAGTAA
- a CDS encoding triple tyrosine motif-containing protein translates to MFKTKRERCVIINRALLFIGFLVSIQNFYAQDLPPIQYFSPKQYQAENQNWEISQGNDRHIFVANSKGLLEFNGAEWMLYPSPNQTIIRSVKVVKDKIYTGSYMEFGYWSKTKVGALIYTSLSKKIKNKLFEDEQFWKIINLDNWVLFQSLNSIYVYNLNTDSFKVIPSDAGIIEMFKVDNTIYYQDRAKGVLKLENGTPKLIDSVSSLKEKIIVGMYLLNNKLLIVTQNEGVFSLDRSGLKVWSNNLNKTLSNYSIYSSLKLKDDSLMFGTISNGLLQISRDGEVKQVINHTNGLANNTVLSIFEDRDSNIWLGLDNGINYINKNAPFKIFNDDKGVLGTVYASIIFNNTLYLGTNQGVFYKNDNETEFKPVKNTKGQVWSLKIIDNQLFCGHNSGTFLISNNEATKIASVNGTWDFKTIKKHPNLVLQGNYNGLNVLEKKEGSWQFRNKIEGFDNSSRFFVFSNANQIYVNHEYKGVFKIKIDADLRKVIDVSKVERLKKGIFSSLTEYDNTLYYATQEGIFKKGNTDASFVKDTVLSNLYEEQGYSSGKLIADQKTNTLWIITQKGLNYISPGKLSDTPEISFVPLSNSLREGLSGYESIFNIKPNVYLFGTSKGYITLDVSKIESKKYQVGINAIDKSPLSSSKTLVELTGASHFSNKENNFEFAYSVPEYDKYLEAEYSHKLEGLYDNWSTWSTEASILYKNLSYGDYVFKVKARVGGDDVENVAIYSFTIGKPWYLTNLMVVFYCFSGIVIGVLIHYFYKIYYRKQKEKLVLKSNRELELKDFEIRQQLMALNNEKLRQEIESKNRELAISTMSLIKKNEFLNTIKTELNQKTKDSNLKSVIKIIDKNINNKDDWNLFEEAFNNADKDFLKKVKSKHPVLTPNDLRLCAYLRLNLASKEIAPLLNISPRSVEVKRYRLRKKMELEHDVNLTDYILGI, encoded by the coding sequence ATGTTTAAAACAAAACGAGAGCGTTGTGTAATTATTAATAGAGCCTTGTTATTTATAGGTTTTCTTGTTAGTATTCAAAATTTTTATGCACAAGATTTACCTCCCATACAGTATTTTTCACCCAAACAATATCAAGCAGAAAATCAAAATTGGGAAATTTCTCAAGGAAATGATAGGCATATCTTTGTAGCTAATTCTAAAGGCTTATTAGAGTTTAATGGCGCAGAATGGATGCTATATCCTTCCCCAAACCAAACAATAATTAGATCTGTTAAAGTCGTAAAGGATAAGATCTATACAGGTAGCTATATGGAGTTTGGTTATTGGTCAAAAACCAAAGTAGGAGCTTTAATATATACATCGCTATCTAAAAAAATAAAGAATAAATTATTCGAAGATGAGCAGTTTTGGAAAATCATCAATCTAGATAATTGGGTATTGTTCCAATCTTTAAATAGTATTTATGTTTATAATTTAAATACGGATAGTTTTAAGGTTATTCCGTCAGATGCTGGTATTATTGAGATGTTTAAAGTTGATAATACGATATACTATCAAGATAGAGCTAAAGGGGTGTTAAAGTTAGAAAATGGAACACCTAAATTAATTGATAGTGTTTCAAGTTTGAAAGAAAAAATAATTGTAGGCATGTATTTGCTTAATAATAAACTTTTGATTGTTACTCAAAACGAAGGTGTTTTTAGCTTAGATCGCAGTGGTTTAAAGGTTTGGTCTAATAATTTAAATAAAACATTATCAAATTATTCTATTTATAGCAGTCTTAAGCTTAAAGATGATAGTTTGATGTTTGGAACAATATCAAATGGTTTGCTACAAATCTCTAGGGATGGAGAGGTTAAGCAAGTAATAAATCATACAAATGGTTTAGCTAATAATACTGTGCTTTCCATATTTGAAGATAGAGATAGTAATATTTGGTTAGGGCTGGATAATGGTATTAATTATATAAATAAAAATGCGCCTTTCAAGATTTTTAATGATGATAAAGGTGTTTTGGGAACCGTTTACGCGTCTATCATTTTTAATAATACACTGTATCTAGGAACAAATCAAGGTGTCTTTTATAAAAATGATAATGAAACCGAATTTAAACCAGTAAAAAACACAAAAGGGCAAGTTTGGAGTTTGAAGATTATTGATAATCAATTGTTTTGTGGTCATAATTCAGGAACATTTCTTATTTCTAATAATGAAGCAACAAAAATTGCTAGTGTTAATGGGACTTGGGATTTTAAAACAATAAAAAAGCATCCAAATCTTGTATTGCAAGGGAACTATAATGGTTTAAATGTTTTAGAAAAGAAAGAAGGGTCTTGGCAATTTAGAAATAAGATTGAAGGATTTGATAATTCATCTCGGTTTTTTGTGTTTTCTAATGCTAATCAGATTTATGTAAATCATGAATATAAGGGCGTTTTTAAGATCAAGATTGATGCTGATTTAAGAAAAGTTATTGACGTCTCTAAAGTTGAACGTTTAAAAAAAGGAATTTTTTCGTCACTTACAGAATATGATAATACGTTGTACTATGCAACACAAGAGGGCATTTTTAAAAAAGGGAATACCGATGCTAGTTTTGTAAAAGATACTGTTTTAAGTAATTTATATGAAGAACAAGGGTATTCTTCAGGTAAATTAATAGCCGATCAAAAGACAAATACATTATGGATTATAACTCAAAAAGGTCTGAATTATATTAGTCCAGGTAAGTTAAGTGATACCCCTGAAATTTCATTTGTACCCTTGTCCAATTCATTAAGAGAAGGCTTATCGGGTTACGAAAGTATTTTCAATATAAAACCTAACGTGTATTTATTTGGTACCTCCAAAGGCTATATTACTTTGGATGTTTCTAAGATTGAATCAAAAAAGTATCAAGTAGGTATTAATGCTATAGATAAATCGCCATTAAGTTCTTCTAAAACGTTAGTGGAGTTAACTGGAGCATCTCATTTTTCAAATAAAGAAAATAACTTTGAGTTTGCCTATAGCGTCCCAGAGTATGATAAGTACTTAGAGGCTGAATATTCGCATAAATTAGAAGGGTTGTACGATAATTGGAGTACTTGGAGCACAGAGGCAAGTATTCTTTATAAAAACCTATCTTATGGGGATTATGTTTTTAAGGTAAAAGCACGTGTAGGAGGGGATGATGTAGAGAATGTTGCTATATATTCATTTACTATTGGAAAACCTTGGTACTTGACTAACCTTATGGTTGTGTTTTATTGTTTTTCCGGGATTGTGATAGGCGTTTTAATACATTATTTTTATAAAATATATTATAGAAAGCAAAAAGAAAAATTAGTCTTAAAATCAAACCGAGAGTTAGAGCTTAAAGATTTTGAAATTAGACAACAGTTAATGGCGCTTAATAATGAGAAGCTTAGACAAGAAATTGAAAGTAAAAATAGAGAGTTAGCTATTTCTACAATGAGTTTAATCAAAAAGAATGAATTTTTGAATACTATTAAAACGGAGCTTAATCAAAAAACTAAGGATTCAAATTTAAAATCTGTAATTAAAATTATTGATAAGAATATCAATAATAAGGACGATTGGAATTTGTTTGAAGAAGCTTTTAATAATGCAGATAAAGATTTTTTGAAAAAAGTAAAATCTAAACATCCAGTATTGACTCCTAACGATTTAAGATTATGTGCTTATCTAAGACTTAACTTGGCTTCTAAAGAGATTGCTCCTTTGCTTAATATTTCACCAAGAAGTGTAGAAGTTAAACGATATCGTTTGCGTAAAAAGATGGAATTAGAGCATGATGTGAATTTGACAGATTATATTTTAGGTATTTAG